In Larimichthys crocea isolate SSNF chromosome XXII, L_crocea_2.0, whole genome shotgun sequence, the genomic stretch TGTCTTTATTCATTAGACAGTAGCATTCTGTTTACTTTCTGATTTTAACGTGTTTCTGTGGATATTGATTGTTTACAATAACAAGTGTGCATGACACCGAACagacctctgaaccggcagtgtccagtctaacagtgacacagcgacagaactctgaaccggcagtgtccgttaacagtgaacacagcgacagaacctctgaaccggcagtgtccagtctaacaggaaCACGGGACAgaactctgaaccggcagtgtccagtctaaacagtTGAACACAGCGCGACagacctctgaaccggcagtgtccagtctacatgaacacagcgacagaaacgCTCTGAACCGGCTGgtcccagtctaacagtgaaacagcgcgacagaacctctgacccGCAGTGTCCGTCTaccagtgaacacagcgacagaacctctgaaaccgcAGTGTTCCaggtctaacagtgaaacaacaGCGACAGAACTCTGAAACCGGCAGGGTCCAGTCTACAGTCAAACACAGCGACAACCTCTGACACCGGCAGTGTCCCGTCTAACAGTTGAACACCAAGCGCAGAACCTCTGGAatggcagtgtccagtctacagtGGAACACAGGGACACGAACCTCTGAGCGGCAGTGTacccagtctaacagtgaacacaagcGGACAGAACCTCTAatcggcagtgtccagtctaacagttgAACCAGCGGCAACAGAACCTCTAAACCGGCAGTGTcccgtctaacagtgaacacggcgacagaacctctgaaccggcagagTCCGTCGAACAGTGAAACACGCGACAGAACCTTCTGAACGGGCATGTCCCgagtctaacagtgaacagcGACAGActctctgaaccggcagtgtaCCAGTCTAACAggaaacacagcgacagaacctctgaaccggcagtgtccagtctaacagtggaCACAGACAGAACCTAGCTGAAACCGGCAGTTACAGTCTAACGTGAACACAGCGACGAACTCTGACCGGCAGTGTcagtcaacagtgaacacagcgacagaacctcgaaccggcagtgtccagtctaacagtgaacacagcacacagaacTCTGAACGGCAGTGTCAGTCCAACAGTGACACATCAGGTGGTTTCTTGCAGGGTTTTGGTTCCTGCGTCCCGTGCTGAGTCGTTCATTAGTTCATNNNNNNNNNNGtgtgcagtgtttctgtctctgcatgcTGGAGTCTGAGCTtcacctgcagctgcagagatgaaCTGTGTTGATGTTCCTGTAGTAACGTCCTGCTCTGCTGCCTGATGGGTCGGAGGTCTCGGACGCTCCGTGCTGGTTTTGGGCCTTGCCCCTCacctgcagagatttctctgattctctgaatctttgaacCAGATTCTGGATCGTAGACGGTGAAGTCCAGAAATTCATCCAGACTGTGAGTCTTAAACTGGTGTCAACAAACTGATGAACCTCGCCTCACCCTGATGTGAAGACTGAGCCTCTCAGACCTGATCATCTATCACCTGTTAACCTGTCTAAAGCTGTCCCCAGGTGAAACTGCACTCCTGCATTCGAGACGTCTTGATATTAAAGGGCCGGTGTGTCGCCACAAAGTCAAATTCACTCACAGTTTAAAGAATAGACGCGTATGTGAcgtcacaggtttctgaagacgctaaaaatcatcaaaagtcatccacctgtcaatcaaagcgtccccgctcttaaccctgcataactttaagccttaatataatgtgaacaggtgagttgtatataaattcaccctcagtacagttgtcatgaacggggaaattagctacagagaccaaaactgttttttgtaccaggctgtaaacatgtttatttctgctgtgaagttggacatttggacatggggacttatggagactgactcacttctggagccagcctcaggtggacgttagaggaactgcagcttggtctcactctctgcttcccaacatgaaggagaaactacagcaggAATGAAATGTTCGTGTCTGGTTCTCGTGTTTGGTTCTTTCTGACTCTGGATGTTAaagtcacaaacacattttattctgttcatctttacagtctcagctcttcttctttatctttgtGATTCTTTGCAGACGAGCATGAATGAATCGGCTCCGTCACTTCACATCGTGTTAATAACGTTCAGCAGCTTCGGTGTCACACATCTCACAGCTCGTTAAGGCTGCGCTGCCCTGACATTAATTAACCGTGTAAATGAAATCTTCATTGTTTAGCGGTTTGGGAGCGAAGCTGCTTTTCTCAGAGgcgggtggaggtggaggtggaggtgctgtCTCATTGGTTGGACTCTCAGGTGAAGCGGAAACAGAAAGTGGGCTGAGTGTGGCGTgttctgtgtcacctgtgtgtccaGGTAGTTCCCTGCTGACCCTGACGTTGCCCTCGCGAGTCTTCAAGCAGTAGATGGAGCAGATGTTGTCGAGGCCTCCGCAGGCGACGTAGTTCCCAGAAGGGGCGTATGCACAGGTCATCACCCAGGAGGAGCGCAGGGGGATGGCGTGGATCTACGGAAGTAAAAGACATTAAACCTTCGGAGTGGGACGTGACCCAAAACATTAATAGAAGCAGAGATGTTATTCTGAACGCTGGAAGAGGTGGAGCTCGTCACGGCTGCACAGGAAGCTGATGAGTCACTGAGACTTTTATTTATCCAGCTGATGAAGTGACTTCACCTTGTTGGTGGTGTAACTGTCCCAGACGATCAGTTTCCCATCCTGAGAGGCGCTGACCAGGAGCCTGCAGAGACACGAGACATGAGACACGAGACATGAGACATGCATGGACATTTTCTGATGAGTCAGTCATGGTGAAACATCTCACACCATCATCAGAACGTTCAGAACTGCAGCTGGGGTCAGTCCGAGGATCTGAACCAGAACCTGCAGCTCTGGACTTTAAACGTCTTGATGGTGACACTGAGGATGAGTCAGAGTGATTCATCCACAGGAGACATCAATGTCTCAGCGCGTCACGACagcagggttcatcctctgggaactaTGAATGTTCACGACAATCCATCCAGATGTTTTCTCTGGTGGATCTACAGGAGCCTGACAGTAAGAACACATGAGACTGCTACACCTTTCCCTGCAGGTGGAGGGCTCACAGGGTGGCGGCTCCATCTGCTTTTCCTTTGAGGTGCTGCAGCACCACCACAACCCCACCGTGTTCTGGTATCTCAGACTCTGAACGGGTCTGTACCGTATTTATAACCATGGATCTGTCTGTTCTTTTGATTTTGGTCCTCACATCATCTCCATCATGCAGCAGCTTCAATATATCTGCAGCGTTTGGTTCTGTTTGGACTCACCTGGAGTCGGTTCCCCAGTGCATGGCGTAGATCTTAGCGAGGTGGCCCCGCAGGGTGCGTCTCGTCCTCATCTGAATCCGCCCCACAGGATCCAGACCAGCAGTTATCTGGGTCAATGTGCAGGTTAAACAAAGTTCAGTCAGATCTAATGAAACTCTTTATTTAGACCGTCGGCCTGCAGAGACGATTCTTCATGTTTCAGCAGATTTTTAGTTCAGATTCGataaataatctgtttaaatgttaaataatctGACGTGCTGTGAGGATTCTTTAGATGGAGTCAGAAACAAAGCAGATTTTTAATCTGTGTACGAATGAATTTACAGTTAAAGCATCATGAGCTCCAAACCCTCACCTGTGTCAGGGTGGAGTCCCCGCATGCTTTCCTGGCATCctgatggacacaaacacaaacagacaggtgAGTCTATATCGTGATAAACGTAGACGTCACATTAAAGAACTACAAAGATGTCCGCCTCACTCTGATCTGGTTCCtcagctgctctgcctcctgACGAAGCTGCTCCAGCTCGCTCATGTTGGATCCGTCCGAGCGTCACCTGTCAAACGTCAGGCTCAGATTAGAATAATCCGATAATCCACTTCAATCAATTAAAGGAAATAATTTGCTGTTTGTCccagaaatcagaaaacacacattttaatctcTCACGGTGTAATCTGATTACAGCTGTCAGGGTATAATCTGTAGTGGCTAAGCTGTGATCCTGAACCAACACTCCCTGATCCACTACAGGCCGGGTACCAGGCCTGGGTCCTGACAGCTGAGGGCCAACcggggtcacacacacacacacacacacacacacacacacacacacacacacctcatcacGCTCTCAGCAGGAAGCAGCGTTTCCTGTTCCTGACAGGAACAGTTACACATTCAAACGCAGACGGCGTCGATTTGCATCCGCGAGGTTTTAAAttcaaatccacacacacacacacacacacacacacacacacacacacacacacacacacggtgcagAGGAAGAGCAATTAGCTACAGTAGGTCACTGTTCCCTGGAGGGACCTGCGACCAGATGGATCACACGGCACTAATGGAAGCCAAAAGGGGAAAAGGGGGTGCATCGTGGGCCTCGGTCTCCTGGCACAGCTGCTCATTTAGCCAATGAGGAGGAGAAATGCtgaagaggagggtggaggaggaggtggaggagggaggaggaggaggaggaggagggtgtgatGCATCAGAGATCAGGCCTGGATGAGTCCAGCCAGATGCTCGgatgcatgtttttgtcatgcCAATGGACGGGAGGagacctccacctccatcatatgcatggaggaggaggaggtggaggagacctccacctcctcctcctccatgcagGTGATGGAGGTTGTTAAACAGAATCAAACATCTTTCTCCTCACAGCCTCGCCCCACCCCTCACAGGCTGATGCACATCTGATGTGCAGCTACACCAACATGGCACGGCTACatctgcagctggaggaggctgcagagccccaaccacctcctccacctccaccacctccacctcctccacctcctccactgcaTGTCCGtcctgtcagacacacacatgcatgcaggcCAGAGAACAGGCCACATCCACTCAGACTTGATGTGAGTCCTGCAGCATTCACAGAGTCCGGGCCTCCATCACATATCGATCAGCCCTGATGGAGGCCTCCGACCACATCTAGTTTCAGCTGCCTCCTAAAAAATGCGGATGTAGCTGCGTGAATGGAGTTAGAGACGATGCGGTGAATGAGGCGCCGAGCCGCGGTGACGGCCTACAGCGGCTGTCGGTGCCGGAGAACGGGGCGGCTACCTGTTAATTCTCCCGGTGATCCCGCAGCTGCTGCGTTATTCCTCCAggtccaggaaaaaaaaaaaaaaaaaacccgcaGAGGATCGAGCTACACGCCTGTGTCACGCATaaaacagagagctgcagatGTGCGTGTCACGATGCTTCCTAAAAAACACGCACACGGAGGAGAGCCCCGCACATTTCCATTTCTCTGCGTTAGTGCAGCTCCTGACAAAGATGAGATCTGCGCCGCTTCCTCCCGCAACACGAAACTGAACAGCGCCTTCCCCTTTTCACGCACAGCGAGTCAGCACGGACACTTTCATCCCGCACGGCGGAAACAAACGCGAATGTCCGCAGCTCGGTCCCGGGCCCGCATCAACGATCACGGACTGTCCATGAAACGGTTCAGtccggttttttttttttttttactcctcttCTCGTGACGTTATCGTcgtttccttcctctctctgtctctctctctctctgtctctctctctctctctctgtctctctctctggtttcctcctccctcctctgactCCTCAGGACGAACCCGCACAGACCcgcacagacagagacacacggGATGTTTAAAGACAGTCTGACCGCAGATTCACGCATGAAGCGTGTTTGGACCGCACCCAGGTCTTAAACACTCAGGactccaccaccagcaccaccagcaccaccagcaccaccctCTGATCTTTATTCATGATGGAGAAACCATCACAGATCAtcaggaactgcagttcctctaacgtccacctgaggctggctccagcagtgagtcagtctccataagtccccatgtccattatgcagaaataaacatgtttacagaatatttcaatgtttttaaaaatgtcttaaaacaTCTAGTGGTGACAGATCACAACCGACTGAAGACCCCTCGCCGCTCCCTCTCGGTTTAAGCATGAAGAGTGGCTGTTCTATGTAGAGACAGCAGGGGCGCCGTACAGGGGGGACAAGTTAGGACAACTCCAAGGgccacgactgacaggggccccaaacaACAGgtaatataaaatgaataaaccatcatcactgagtttatatatttcaaatctaataatgaaataaatcgtctatttgtttttacgtgttctgggcagtaaaagttaaataaaaatgaactttagcacatttttaatcttcatcaaacagtgaactgcactgcagactgtatgcagactgtatgtagactatatgcagactgtatgcagactgtatgcagactgtatgtagactgtatgcagactgtatgcagactgcagactgtatgtagactgtatgtagactgtatgtagactgtatgcagactgcagactgtatgtagactgtatgtagactgtatgcagactgtatgcagactgtacgtagactgtatgcagactgtatgcagactgtatgtagactgtaagCAGACtgtgtagactgtatgcagactgtatgcagactgtatgcagactgtatgtagactgtacgtagactgtatgcagactgtatgcagactgtatgtagactgtatacagactgtatgtagactgtatgtagactgtatgcagactgtatgcagactgtatgcagactccATACAGACTCCATACAGACTCCAtacagactgtatgcagactgtatgtagactgtacgTAGACTGTACGCAggctgtatgtagactgtatgcagactgtatgtagactgtatgtagactccatacagactgtatgtagactgtatgcagattgtatgtagactgtatgtagactgtacgTAGACTGTACGCAggctgtatgtagactgtatgcagactgtatgcagactgtacgcagactgtatgtagactgtatgcagactgtatgtagactgtacgtagactgtacgcagactgtatgcagactgtacgtagactgtatg encodes the following:
- the gnb2 gene encoding guanine nucleotide-binding protein G(I)/G(S)/G(T) subunit beta-2, encoding MSELEQLRQEAEQLRNQIRDARKACGDSTLTQITAGLDPVGRIQMRTRRTLRGHLAKIYAMHWGTDSRLLVSASQDGKLIVWDSYTTNKIHAIPLRSSWVMTCAYAPSGNYVACGGLDNICSIYCLKTREGNVRVSRELPGHTGDTEHATLSPLSVSASPESPTNETAPPPPPPPASEKSSFAPKPLNNEDFIYTVSPVLLPAKNSGSTPRGLTRLSINSISERGASVQSLSRSGLMQHTGDSLRTGENVDVASCLSSVFLCPSSPQFFPNGSAFATGSDDATCRLFDLRADQELSLYCHDNIICGITSVAFSRSGRLLLAGYDDFNCNIWDAMKGDRAGVLAGHDNRVSCLGVTDDGMAVSTGSWDSFLKIWN